In Treponema denticola, one genomic interval encodes:
- a CDS encoding pseudouridine synthase, with protein MIDEIRLQVYLARCGVASRRASENLILNGRVSVDGKIVTELGTKVSGKEKICLDGKQIFPESEKRYILLNKPEGYVCSLADEKDRPIAASLLKDTYTERLYNIGRLDMLSGGAILFTNDGDFSAKVEHPSSEIEKEYEVITVFEYPDEILQKFLRGVRIEGVFYKALSAERIAKNKMRIVLIEGKNREIRRVLKFFNIKIKKLTRVRIGCVYLSDLPSGKHRPLTSEEIKGLLG; from the coding sequence ATGATAGACGAAATAAGACTTCAAGTTTATTTAGCCCGCTGCGGAGTTGCTTCAAGAAGAGCCTCTGAAAATCTCATCTTAAACGGAAGAGTAAGCGTTGACGGTAAAATAGTAACCGAACTCGGTACAAAAGTTTCGGGTAAAGAAAAAATCTGTCTTGACGGAAAACAAATTTTCCCCGAGTCCGAAAAACGGTATATTCTATTGAATAAACCTGAAGGCTATGTTTGCTCATTGGCCGATGAAAAAGACAGGCCCATCGCCGCCTCTCTTTTAAAAGATACCTATACCGAAAGGCTTTACAATATAGGCCGCTTGGATATGCTTTCCGGCGGAGCCATTCTTTTTACAAATGACGGAGATTTTTCTGCAAAGGTTGAGCATCCTTCTTCCGAAATTGAAAAAGAATATGAGGTAATAACCGTCTTTGAATACCCGGATGAAATCCTCCAAAAATTTTTAAGAGGAGTGCGTATCGAGGGCGTTTTTTATAAGGCTCTTTCGGCAGAACGCATAGCCAAAAACAAAATGCGTATAGTTTTAATTGAAGGTAAAAACCGCGAAATCCGCCGAGTCTTAAAATTCTTTAATATCAAAATAAAAAAACTGACACGGGTCAGAATAGGCTGTGTTTATTTATCAGACCTCCCCTCCGGCAAACACCGCCCCTTAACTTCTGAAGAGATTAAGGGACTATTGGGGTAG
- a CDS encoding ATP-binding cassette domain-containing protein: MHDIKLKSITKSYSVGNEKQIVLEDLSYNFASGKISFILGPSGSGKSSLLNIIAGIDKN; this comes from the coding sequence ATGCACGATATAAAATTAAAATCAATCACTAAAAGCTATTCTGTAGGAAACGAAAAGCAGATTGTTTTGGAAGACCTTTCTTATAATTTTGCTTCGGGAAAAATAAGTTTTATTTTGGGACCTTCAGGCAGTGGAAAATCGAGTCTTTTAAATATAATTGCAGGTATAGATAAAAACTAA
- a CDS encoding type II toxin-antitoxin system HicB family antitoxin has protein sequence MKYHFLVHKEENGFWAECIELSGCLTQAETAEELKSACFEALNLYLEEPQSSHIVFPLPQDITTCSKNILEIPVEPEIALAVLLRHNRSILNLTQKQVSEKLGMKNVYSYQRLEKKSNPSLQMIKKITSIFPAIKLEMLF, from the coding sequence ATGAAATATCATTTTCTGGTACACAAAGAAGAAAACGGTTTTTGGGCAGAATGTATTGAGCTTTCAGGCTGCCTTACTCAAGCAGAAACAGCCGAAGAACTAAAATCAGCCTGTTTTGAAGCTCTTAATCTATATCTCGAAGAACCTCAATCCTCACACATTGTTTTCCCTTTGCCGCAGGACATAACTACCTGCAGTAAGAACATACTGGAAATTCCCGTAGAGCCCGAAATAGCTCTTGCCGTCTTATTACGCCATAACCGCTCAATACTAAATCTAACACAAAAACAAGTATCTGAAAAACTCGGAATGAAAAATGTATACAGCTATCAGCGTTTGGAAAAAAAATCAAATCCGTCTTTACAAATGATAAAAAAAATAACTTCAATTTTTCCTGCAATAAAACTTGAAATGCTTTTTTAG
- a CDS encoding type II toxin-antitoxin system VapB family antitoxin codes for MATNLAINEELLDTAYKIGGYSTKKETVNTALEEFIKRRKSEDLIKLFGQVEYDPHYNYKKMRLR; via the coding sequence ATGGCAACTAATCTTGCAATAAATGAAGAGCTGCTTGATACAGCCTATAAGATAGGCGGATATAGCACAAAAAAAGAGACGGTAAATACGGCTCTTGAAGAATTTATTAAAAGGCGAAAATCCGAAGATCTTATAAAACTATTCGGGCAAGTAGAATATGATCCTCATTATAATTATAAAAAAATGAGGTTGAGATGA
- the vapC gene encoding type II toxin-antitoxin system VapC family toxin produces the protein MKFVLVDTSVWSLAFRKKQLTSDDKKLLDYLSFLIRNQYAVMIGPIRQEILSGISDEEKFIRLKEALETFSDFEITTEDYEKAAEYYNKCRSRGLQGSHTDYLICSVAHSNDFLILTLDKDFEAYRKYIDIDLADIGRPL, from the coding sequence ATGAAGTTTGTATTGGTCGATACTTCAGTGTGGTCTCTTGCTTTTAGAAAAAAGCAGCTTACAAGTGATGACAAAAAATTATTGGATTATCTTTCATTTTTAATCCGCAATCAGTATGCGGTTATGATAGGTCCTATACGGCAAGAAATTTTAAGCGGTATATCGGATGAAGAAAAATTTATCCGGCTTAAAGAAGCTCTCGAAACATTCTCGGACTTTGAAATAACCACAGAGGACTATGAAAAGGCTGCAGAATATTATAATAAATGTAGGAGTAGGGGTCTTCAGGGCTCTCACACAGATTATTTGATATGCAGTGTAGCTCATAGCAATGATTTTTTAATATTGACTTTGGATAAGGATTTTGAAGCCTATAGAAAATACATAGATATTGACTTGGCAGATATTGGGAGACCTTTATGA
- the cobT gene encoding nicotinate-nucleotide--dimethylbenzimidazole phosphoribosyltransferase, with protein sequence MNILENTLNSIKPVSEEEGKKAKLFWDSLAHPPGSLGALEEMTVRLAKIKGFDNLKIDKKITAVFCADNGVYAEKITSQPQITTFLLAEIMHTGKTGLGTISKWSGSGIRVYDVGMIKTSARKDVINKKIKFGTENIAQCPAMSREDCIRIIETGIEAAFEIADEGFDIAGIGELGICNTTTTAAVLSGLCGVEPELTVGRGASTTEAMYELKIKSVKKAIEINAPKKGDSIDCISKVGGFDIAAMCGCYIGLAARGIPAVIDGYISSLAALCAVNLNPRIRDYLFASHKSEERGAKICTAELGIEPVVNMKMRLGEGSGCPLLFKLLEGAVFTMQNMGKFTETMIDGADLVDIRK encoded by the coding sequence ATGAATATTTTAGAAAACACATTGAATTCGATTAAACCCGTTTCGGAAGAAGAAGGAAAAAAGGCCAAGCTTTTTTGGGACAGCCTTGCTCATCCGCCGGGTTCTTTGGGGGCTCTTGAAGAGATGACGGTAAGGCTTGCAAAAATCAAGGGCTTTGACAATTTAAAAATCGATAAAAAAATAACGGCTGTTTTTTGTGCGGATAACGGAGTTTATGCAGAAAAAATTACCTCACAGCCCCAGATAACCACCTTCTTGCTTGCCGAGATTATGCACACGGGAAAAACAGGTCTAGGAACAATTTCAAAATGGTCAGGAAGCGGTATCAGAGTTTACGATGTCGGAATGATAAAAACAAGTGCACGGAAAGATGTCATCAATAAAAAAATAAAATTCGGTACGGAAAACATAGCCCAATGCCCTGCGATGAGCAGGGAAGACTGTATCCGCATTATTGAAACCGGAATAGAGGCGGCCTTTGAAATCGCCGATGAGGGCTTCGATATTGCAGGAATAGGGGAGCTTGGTATCTGTAATACTACCACAACGGCAGCTGTGCTTTCAGGCCTTTGCGGAGTAGAGCCTGAGCTGACCGTAGGACGCGGGGCTTCTACGACAGAGGCTATGTATGAGCTCAAGATTAAGAGCGTAAAAAAAGCGATCGAAATAAACGCCCCCAAAAAAGGCGATTCAATCGATTGCATTTCGAAAGTCGGGGGCTTTGATATTGCGGCAATGTGCGGCTGTTACATAGGCCTTGCTGCCCGCGGAATCCCTGCCGTAATCGACGGCTATATTTCGAGTCTTGCAGCCCTCTGTGCCGTAAACTTAAATCCTCGCATAAGGGATTACCTTTTTGCTTCTCATAAGTCGGAAGAAAGAGGAGCTAAGATATGCACCGCTGAGCTTGGAATCGAGCCCGTCGTAAATATGAAAATGCGTTTGGGAGAAGGAAGCGGCTGCCCTCTCTTGTTTAAGCTGCTTGAAGGGGCAGTCTTTACCATGCAAAATATGGGAAAATTTACCGAAACCATGATAGACGGAGCCGATTTAGTGGATATCAGAAAATAA
- the eno gene encoding phosphopyruvate hydratase, whose translation MSDIIYIEGREILDSRGNPTVEVEVQLSDFSYGRACVPSGASTGEYEALEMRDGDKSRYMGKGVLKAVDQVNTVIAEELDGADALDQAEIDNMLINLDGTENKSKLGANAMLGVSMAVARAAADSLGLPLYRYLGGVHAMQMPVPMANIINGGRHSDNKIDFQEYMIMPVGAPSIREGIRMTAEVFHALKDILKKDGHVTAVGDEGGFAPNIENVQALDYIMKAIEKAGYKPGKDVVIALDCASSELFDAGDRKGYKFWKSAPSKILNADEMVDLFKDWISNYPIVSIEDPLDQNDWEGYAKMTKELGNQIQIVGDDFFVTNTKRLARGIEEGACNSILIKLNQIGTVTETIDAVRMAQKAGYTAVISHRSGETEDAFIADLAVALETGQIKTGSMSRSDRIAKYNQLMRIEDELGYNARYAGMATFSNIIKKLKAS comes from the coding sequence ATGTCTGATATTATTTATATTGAAGGCCGTGAAATTTTAGATTCACGGGGAAATCCTACTGTAGAGGTTGAGGTTCAGTTAAGCGATTTTAGCTACGGCCGGGCCTGTGTTCCTTCCGGGGCTTCTACGGGAGAATATGAAGCTTTGGAAATGAGGGACGGTGATAAGAGCCGCTACATGGGAAAGGGTGTTTTAAAGGCTGTTGACCAAGTTAATACGGTTATTGCCGAAGAACTTGACGGGGCCGATGCTTTGGATCAGGCCGAAATAGATAATATGCTTATAAATCTTGACGGCACCGAAAATAAATCCAAGCTCGGAGCAAATGCTATGCTCGGTGTTTCGATGGCGGTAGCCCGTGCCGCTGCCGACAGTTTAGGTTTGCCGCTTTACCGCTATTTGGGAGGCGTTCATGCCATGCAGATGCCCGTTCCCATGGCTAATATCATAAACGGCGGCCGCCACTCCGACAATAAGATAGATTTTCAGGAGTATATGATTATGCCTGTAGGAGCTCCATCAATCCGTGAAGGCATAAGAATGACAGCAGAGGTTTTTCATGCCTTAAAGGATATTCTAAAGAAGGATGGGCATGTTACGGCTGTAGGAGATGAGGGCGGTTTTGCTCCCAACATCGAAAATGTTCAAGCCTTGGATTATATAATGAAGGCTATCGAAAAAGCAGGCTACAAACCCGGAAAGGATGTGGTAATAGCTTTGGACTGTGCTTCTTCGGAGCTATTTGATGCAGGCGATAGAAAAGGTTATAAATTCTGGAAGTCGGCACCTTCTAAAATTTTAAATGCCGATGAGATGGTAGACCTTTTTAAGGACTGGATAAGTAATTATCCGATTGTTTCTATTGAAGATCCGCTCGATCAAAACGATTGGGAGGGCTATGCAAAGATGACAAAGGAATTGGGAAATCAGATTCAGATTGTGGGCGACGACTTTTTTGTAACAAACACAAAACGGCTTGCCCGCGGTATTGAAGAAGGAGCCTGCAATTCTATTTTGATAAAGCTCAATCAAATCGGAACCGTTACCGAAACAATCGATGCCGTAAGAATGGCTCAAAAGGCAGGCTACACTGCCGTTATTTCGCACCGCTCAGGCGAGACAGAAGATGCCTTTATTGCAGACTTGGCCGTTGCCCTTGAGACCGGACAAATTAAAACCGGTTCAATGAGCCGAAGCGACCGCATCGCAAAATATAACCAGCTTATGAGGATTGAAGATGAGCTCGGTTACAACGCCCGCTATGCAGGCATGGCAACCTTTTCAAATATAATAAAAAAATTAAAAGCCAGCTGA
- a CDS encoding methyl-accepting chemotaxis protein: MKKEKHFSIRKKLLIVFGLLIMLGGVIQGSVSWYTFRKAMIRDVEERLTDKADDIATLVESIIDVDFEYLRGVARIPDLNDDSLSYPQKSARLQQELSSDNDGAFLNICDLNGNTYYMDGRVVSVADRHWYKTALEGNYFISEPYLSPDTGKIHVVFSLPIYNTDGEISGVMCAGLQGLILSEDIKDLVIGKTGYCYMMSKDGTIIAHRDNKLVSGFVNYQKLAETDAELKSAAEFQKKALQDQEPGVGYYTLDGEKNIGAYAKMERSGWTIVIRAPVNEFLISLNTLTRAIIMSVILILLVTIVISFIISTKMVGPVKTAVNVLRDIAQGEGDLTVQLPLIGNDEVTQLSEYFNETIEKIRLSIKSVDVNAGTMQSIGDELAGNMTETASAVNQISANVEGIKQQAIAQAASVGQTSATVEEIISTIKKLDERIELQASSVARSSASVEEMVANIGSITQTLEKSDDAIKNLATATADGKDTVLNSNTITQKIAEESGSLLEASSVIQHIASQTNLLAMNAAIEAAHAGEAGKGFAVVADEIRKLAEDSAAQGKTITAVLKTFSNEIEVLSASSKTVEEKFNTIFSLSEEVKTMSNSLTEAMREQENGSKEVLAAIRDINAVTVEVKEGSAEMLRGGEQTAEEMQKLDGLTRVITDGMNEMAAGVIEINNAVQEVNEITQKNKISIENLADEVKKFKI, encoded by the coding sequence ATGAAAAAGGAAAAGCATTTCTCAATACGGAAAAAATTATTGATTGTTTTCGGATTATTGATTATGTTGGGCGGAGTTATACAGGGCTCCGTATCGTGGTATACCTTTAGAAAGGCAATGATTAGAGATGTCGAAGAACGCTTAACGGATAAGGCTGACGATATTGCTACCCTTGTGGAAAGCATAATAGATGTCGATTTTGAGTATTTAAGAGGCGTTGCCCGTATTCCCGATTTAAATGATGATAGTTTGTCATATCCTCAAAAATCCGCACGGCTGCAGCAGGAGCTCTCCTCTGATAACGATGGAGCTTTTTTAAATATATGCGACTTAAACGGCAATACATATTATATGGACGGAAGAGTGGTTTCGGTTGCAGACAGACATTGGTATAAGACGGCTCTTGAAGGAAACTATTTTATTTCGGAACCCTATCTTTCTCCGGATACGGGTAAGATTCACGTCGTTTTTTCTTTGCCGATTTACAACACAGACGGTGAAATTTCGGGTGTTATGTGCGCAGGGCTTCAAGGGCTTATTTTGTCGGAAGATATTAAAGATCTTGTTATAGGTAAAACCGGTTACTGCTACATGATGAGTAAAGACGGCACCATTATTGCACATAGGGACAATAAGCTTGTTTCCGGTTTTGTCAATTATCAAAAACTTGCTGAAACTGATGCCGAATTGAAATCTGCTGCTGAATTTCAAAAAAAAGCCTTGCAGGACCAAGAGCCGGGAGTAGGTTATTACACGCTGGACGGAGAAAAAAATATCGGCGCTTATGCAAAAATGGAAAGGAGCGGATGGACGATCGTTATACGGGCTCCTGTAAACGAATTCTTAATTTCGCTTAATACGCTGACCCGCGCAATTATAATGTCTGTTATCCTAATACTTCTTGTAACAATAGTTATATCGTTTATTATTTCTACAAAGATGGTAGGTCCCGTTAAGACTGCCGTGAATGTGCTTAGGGATATTGCCCAAGGCGAAGGAGACCTAACCGTTCAGCTTCCTCTTATCGGAAACGATGAGGTTACTCAGCTTTCGGAATATTTTAACGAAACAATCGAAAAAATACGTCTTTCCATTAAATCTGTAGATGTAAACGCCGGAACAATGCAGAGCATCGGTGATGAGCTTGCAGGCAACATGACGGAAACTGCAAGTGCAGTAAACCAAATCAGTGCAAATGTTGAAGGTATTAAACAGCAAGCTATTGCGCAGGCGGCAAGTGTCGGCCAGACATCGGCAACCGTAGAAGAAATTATCAGTACTATAAAAAAACTTGATGAGAGAATAGAACTTCAGGCATCCAGCGTTGCCCGCTCTTCTGCCTCGGTGGAAGAGATGGTTGCAAACATCGGCTCAATTACTCAAACTCTTGAAAAAAGCGACGATGCCATCAAAAACCTTGCAACTGCAACCGCAGACGGAAAAGATACGGTGTTAAACTCGAATACGATTACGCAAAAAATAGCCGAAGAATCGGGCAGCCTTTTAGAAGCTTCAAGTGTTATTCAGCACATTGCAAGCCAAACAAACCTCCTAGCGATGAATGCTGCAATCGAAGCCGCCCATGCAGGAGAAGCCGGAAAAGGGTTTGCAGTCGTCGCCGATGAAATAAGAAAACTCGCTGAGGACTCAGCTGCTCAAGGTAAGACCATTACCGCCGTATTAAAAACCTTCAGCAACGAAATTGAAGTATTGTCGGCTTCTTCTAAAACCGTTGAAGAAAAGTTTAATACCATCTTCTCGCTTTCCGAAGAAGTAAAGACGATGAGTAATAGTTTAACCGAAGCGATGAGGGAACAGGAAAACGGAAGTAAAGAAGTGCTTGCCGCTATCCGCGACATCAATGCCGTAACGGTAGAAGTAAAAGAAGGTTCTGCCGAAATGTTAAGAGGCGGCGAGCAAACTGCCGAAGAAATGCAAAAGCTGGACGGTCTTACACGGGTTATTACCGACGGAATGAACGAAATGGCTGCCGGTGTTATAGAGATAAACAATGCGGTACAGGAAGTAAACGAGATTACTCAAAAAAATAAGATAAGCATTGAAAACCTAGCGGATGAGGTTAAAAAGTTTAAGATTTAA
- a CDS encoding formylglycine-generating enzyme family protein, whose translation MKNTNFKLKTNVLNRAVSITALLLAAGILFTGCPQKVKEEPKPVYYTVNLVHEGGSLTANPEIQGGKALKDSEITFTAIPADPSTHEVDKWEITGGQIVSGGGEGSASVKVKITANTTVRVTFKKKTHPLILKSLTIFGKNAVSGRIIVDYSKTEVRASDVSASFDYGSVTGETIPVIVTNGTLGVGENTVNLSIDAVDGKYKAWTHDIVVSRQDTAPIDKTHTVGSVEFTMKGIAAVTNAQLGHNDYYNNKPHTVSLSAYLIGETEVTQELWQAVMGNNPSGFTGTPAADETQGKRPVENVNWYHAIAFCNKLSIKLGLEPCYTVNVGGTPVDFANLSFDQIPTGNNADWNKAELDMNKKGFRLPTEAEWEWAAKGGKEYQWAGTNTEAELKNYAWYNSNSGNKTHEVKKKSPNGYGLYDMSGNVWEWCWDWYGDLPASLGADYAGPVSGSYRVLRGGSWNNSAEDCAVVARNRSYPDYRSSNDGFRLACRP comes from the coding sequence ATGAAGAACACTAATTTCAAACTTAAGACTAATGTCTTAAATCGGGCAGTATCAATTACTGCATTGTTGTTGGCTGCGGGTATCTTATTTACAGGCTGTCCGCAAAAAGTAAAGGAAGAGCCTAAGCCTGTCTACTACACTGTAAATCTTGTACATGAAGGCGGAAGCCTTACAGCGAATCCTGAGATACAAGGAGGCAAGGCCTTAAAGGACAGTGAAATCACATTTACAGCAATCCCTGCAGATCCTTCGACCCATGAAGTTGATAAGTGGGAAATTACGGGCGGACAGATAGTTTCAGGCGGTGGCGAAGGAAGTGCAAGCGTAAAGGTAAAGATTACGGCAAACACAACGGTAAGGGTTACATTTAAGAAAAAAACTCATCCTCTGATTCTTAAATCACTTACAATCTTTGGTAAAAATGCTGTATCGGGCCGAATAATTGTCGATTACAGTAAGACTGAGGTTAGGGCCAGTGATGTGTCTGCTAGTTTTGATTATGGCTCTGTAACGGGCGAAACAATACCTGTAATTGTAACTAACGGTACTCTTGGTGTCGGGGAAAATACAGTAAATTTATCAATAGATGCTGTGGATGGTAAGTATAAGGCATGGACTCACGATATTGTAGTTTCACGGCAAGATACTGCTCCTATTGATAAGACACATACTGTAGGTTCAGTAGAATTTACCATGAAAGGTATAGCCGCCGTAACAAATGCCCAGTTGGGACATAATGATTACTATAATAATAAGCCTCATACTGTAAGTTTAAGTGCCTATCTTATAGGAGAGACTGAGGTAACGCAGGAACTGTGGCAGGCGGTGATGGGCAATAATCCGAGCGGTTTTACAGGAACCCCTGCTGCAGACGAAACACAGGGAAAGCGTCCTGTAGAAAATGTAAACTGGTATCATGCAATAGCCTTTTGTAATAAACTCAGTATAAAACTGGGGCTTGAACCATGCTATACGGTAAATGTTGGAGGGACTCCGGTTGATTTTGCAAATCTTAGCTTTGATCAAATTCCTACAGGTAATAATGCAGATTGGAATAAGGCAGAACTTGATATGAATAAAAAGGGTTTTAGACTTCCAACGGAGGCTGAATGGGAATGGGCCGCTAAGGGAGGAAAGGAATATCAATGGGCAGGAACAAATACCGAGGCTGAACTTAAAAACTATGCTTGGTACAATTCAAACAGCGGAAATAAAACTCATGAGGTAAAGAAAAAGTCTCCTAACGGCTACGGTTTATATGACATGTCAGGAAATGTGTGGGAATGGTGCTGGGATTGGTATGGCGATTTGCCGGCTTCGCTTGGAGCGGACTATGCAGGGCCTGTGTCAGGTTCGTACCGTGTTTTACGCGGCGGCAGCTGGAACAATAGTGCGGAGGATTGCGCTGTAGTCGCACGGAATCGCAGCTACCCTGACTACAGGAGCAGCAATGATGGCTTCCGCTTGGCTTGCCGGCCTTGA
- a CDS encoding Rpn family recombination-promoting nuclease/putative transposase, whose translation MIKRFEDLTLQDDFMFCKVMQNPDLCKKLIEMILSDTIGKIAYISVQHNISTYEQAKSVRFDVLVQAENGKFYDVEMQVSNEKNIPKRMRFYQAAIDISFLDKGNFYNDLNDCFIIFICTFDAIDKNRPIYTFENICLEDKNISLQDGTKKIIINAEAFKDTENKELKEFLEYLKTGKTKSEFTRRIEEMIQTVKQNEQARQEYRLMSTFEMDARYKGFSEGTYNNKCETAKLMKRKNFDIALIKEITGLPESEIEEL comes from the coding sequence ATGATAAAAAGGTTTGAAGATTTAACATTACAAGATGACTTTATGTTCTGTAAAGTTATGCAAAACCCGGATTTGTGTAAAAAGCTCATCGAAATGATTCTATCAGACACAATAGGTAAAATTGCTTATATTTCGGTACAGCACAATATTAGCACTTACGAACAGGCTAAATCTGTAAGATTTGATGTTTTAGTACAGGCAGAAAACGGCAAATTTTATGATGTGGAAATGCAGGTAAGCAACGAAAAGAATATACCTAAAAGAATGAGGTTCTACCAAGCAGCCATTGATATTTCGTTCTTGGATAAGGGGAATTTCTATAACGATTTAAACGACTGCTTTATAATCTTTATTTGTACTTTTGATGCTATCGATAAAAATAGGCCTATTTATACTTTTGAAAACATCTGTCTTGAAGATAAAAACATATCTTTACAAGATGGAACAAAAAAGATTATAATAAACGCAGAGGCCTTTAAAGACACTGAAAACAAAGAATTAAAGGAATTTTTAGAATATCTTAAAACCGGTAAAACAAAGAGTGAATTTACAAGGAGGATAGAAGAAATGATACAAACAGTAAAACAAAATGAACAAGCAAGGCAAGAATATAGATTAATGTCAACCTTTGAGATGGATGCTAGGTATAAAGGCTTTTCAGAAGGGACTTATAATAATAAATGCGAAACCGCAAAACTTATGAAGCGAAAAAACTTTGATATAGCTTTAATTAAAGAAATAACCGGACTTCCCGAATCAGAGATTGAGGAACTGTAA
- a CDS encoding ABC transporter ATP-binding protein, translating to MHKKSTFLKFAAYYKPYKFLFFFDLFCALLVSAVDLVFPQVIRYLTRVIPKIRSGGLLLFSDKTIFSFDVQASAIIYLGLIIAAILLGLYIIRYFAQYFITSWGHIMGARMERDMRNDLFNHMQRLSFSYYDKNKTGDMISRIVSDLFDISELAHHGPENLFISFLKIIGSFSLLCFINVRLTLILASVTSLMFIFTFFQNKKMRKIFMLNRKTIAGINSQVQDTLSGIRVVQSFANEELESKKFYAANEAFVHSKYLNYMQMGQFVGVNGLLQGLFFIVTVLAGSFFVARNELTIPDLTIYVLYINIYIAPINLLINFTEMFQKGAAGFKRFLQVVETAPDITEKEDAVELKDVRGNIKYENVDFSYNETTTILKNISIDIPAGKTLALVGPSGGGKTTICSLLPRFYDVINGKISIDGKDVRDLTLKSLRENIGIVQQDVYLFGGTIKENIAYGKPEASDEEIIEAAKNAHIHDFIMSLEDGYDSYVGERGVMLSGGQKQRISIARVFLKNPPILILDEATSALDTENEILIQRAIEELSEERTTIVIAHRLSTIRNADRILVVTDEGIMESGTHEELLNLNGIYANLRKLDEF from the coding sequence ATGCATAAAAAAAGCACATTTTTAAAATTTGCGGCCTATTACAAGCCTTATAAATTCTTGTTTTTCTTTGATCTTTTTTGTGCCCTTTTGGTGTCTGCGGTGGACTTGGTTTTTCCCCAAGTGATAAGATACTTAACAAGGGTAATTCCAAAAATAAGAAGCGGCGGGCTTTTGCTCTTTTCGGATAAGACTATTTTTAGCTTTGATGTGCAAGCCTCGGCGATTATCTACCTTGGACTTATAATTGCGGCAATTCTTTTGGGGCTTTATATAATAAGATACTTTGCCCAGTATTTTATAACCTCATGGGGCCATATAATGGGTGCCCGAATGGAAAGGGATATGAGGAATGACCTTTTTAACCACATGCAGCGTCTTTCATTTTCATATTACGATAAAAACAAAACAGGCGATATGATTTCGAGGATTGTCTCAGACCTTTTCGATATTTCGGAACTGGCACACCACGGCCCCGAAAACCTTTTTATTTCCTTTTTAAAAATAATAGGTTCTTTTTCGCTCCTTTGTTTTATCAATGTAAGGCTTACTTTGATTTTGGCTTCGGTTACATCCCTTATGTTCATCTTTACTTTTTTTCAAAACAAAAAGATGCGTAAAATCTTCATGCTCAACCGGAAAACCATAGCCGGAATAAATTCCCAAGTGCAGGACACTCTTTCGGGGATAAGGGTGGTGCAGTCCTTTGCAAACGAAGAACTGGAAAGCAAAAAATTCTATGCGGCAAACGAGGCCTTTGTTCATTCAAAATATTTAAACTACATGCAGATGGGGCAGTTTGTCGGTGTAAACGGTCTTTTGCAGGGCTTGTTTTTTATCGTAACGGTTTTAGCCGGAAGCTTTTTTGTTGCAAGAAATGAGCTGACTATTCCCGATTTGACCATCTATGTTTTGTACATAAATATCTATATTGCTCCTATAAACCTCCTAATCAATTTTACCGAGATGTTCCAAAAAGGAGCTGCCGGTTTTAAGCGCTTTTTACAGGTTGTAGAAACTGCACCGGATATTACCGAAAAAGAAGATGCCGTCGAGCTAAAAGATGTAAGAGGAAATATAAAATACGAAAATGTAGATTTCAGCTACAATGAAACTACAACAATCTTAAAAAATATTTCCATCGATATTCCTGCAGGAAAAACCCTTGCTCTTGTAGGCCCTTCAGGCGGAGGAAAGACTACGATATGCTCCCTTCTTCCCCGTTTTTATGATGTAATAAACGGAAAGATAAGTATAGACGGTAAGGATGTTCGGGACTTGACATTAAAGTCATTGAGGGAAAATATCGGAATTGTGCAGCAGGATGTTTATCTTTTCGGCGGAACCATAAAAGAAAATATCGCCTACGGTAAGCCTGAGGCTTCCGATGAGGAAATTATTGAAGCCGCTAAAAATGCGCACATTCATGATTTTATTATGAGTTTGGAAGACGGCTATGATTCCTATGTGGGAGAGCGGGGCGTTATGCTTTCAGGCGGTCAAAAGCAAAGAATTTCCATTGCCAGAGTCTTTTTAAAAAATCCTCCGATTTTGATTTTGGACGAAGCGACTTCAGCCCTCGATACCGAAAACGAAATTTTAATTCAAAGGGCAATTGAGGAGCTTTCTGAGGAGAGGACTACAATAGTTATAGCCCATCGTCTTTCTACAATAAGAAATGCCGATAGGATTTTGGTGGTTACCGATGAGGGCATTATGGAAAGCGGCACTCACGAGGAGCTTTTAAATTTAAACGGCATCTATGCAAATTTACGCAAGCTTGATGAGTTTTAA